One segment of Leptodactylus fuscus isolate aLepFus1 chromosome 7, aLepFus1.hap2, whole genome shotgun sequence DNA contains the following:
- the CCND1 gene encoding G1/S-specific cyclin-D1: MELLCCEVDTIRRAHVDRNLLTDRVLQTMLKAEETCCPSANYFKCVQKEILPYMRKIVATWMLEVCEEQKCEEEVFPLAMNYLDRFLSVEPLKKNRLQLLGATCMFLASKMKETIPLTAEKLCIYTDNSIRPEELLIMELLILNKLKWDMASVTPHDFIEHFLNKMSLTDDTKQIIRKHAQTFVALCATDVKFISNPPSMIAAGSVAAAIQGLNLGNTDSIFSSQCLTLFLSKVIKCDSDCLRACQEQIELLLESSLRHASQQINISSDTKSVMDESDLSCTPTDVRDVNI; the protein is encoded by the exons ATGGAGCTGCTGTGCTGTGAGGTGGACACTATCAGGAGAGCCCATGTGGACAGGAACCTGCTGACCGACCGGGTGCTGCAGACTATGCTCAAAGCCGAGGAGACCTGCTGCCCCTCCGCCAACTACTTCAAGTGTGTGCAGAAGGAGATCCTGCCCTACATGAGGAAGATCGTGGCCACATGGATGCTGgag gtctgTGAGGAACAAAAGTGTGAAGAGGAAGTTTTCCCCCTGGCCATGAACTATTTGGACAGATTCCTCTCCGTGGAACCCCTCAAGAAAAACCGATTGCAACTGCTGGGGGCGACGTGCATGTTCCTGGCGTCCAAAATGAAGGAGACCATCCCTTTAACGGCGGAGAAGCTCTGTATTTACACGGATAATTCCATCAGGCCGGAGGAGTTGCTG ATCATGGAGCTGTTAATACTGAACAAGTTGAAGTGGGACATGGCCTCTGTCACCCCCCATGACTTTATTGAACATTTTCTTAACAAAATGTCACTGACTGACGACACCAAGCAGATCATCCGCAAACACGCCCAGACTTTTGTGGCTCTCTGTGCTACAG ATGTAAAGTTCATATCCAACCCCCCCTCTATGATAGCAGCTGGGAGTGTAGCAGCCGCCATACAGGGTCTAAATTTGGGGAACACAGACAGCATCTTCTCTTCTCAATGCCTCACTCTATTCTTATCAAAAGTCATCAAATGCGACTCG GATTGTTTACGGGCATGCCAAGAACAGATCGAGCTGCTCCTAGAGTCCAGTTTGCGTCACGCATCCCAACAGATCAATATCTCATCAGACACAAAGTCCGTGATGGACGAATCAGACCTTTCCTGCACCCCAACCGATGTCAGGGATGTGAACATCTGA